A genomic region of Strigops habroptila isolate Jane chromosome 20, bStrHab1.2.pri, whole genome shotgun sequence contains the following coding sequences:
- the LOC115618206 gene encoding GRAM domain-containing protein 2A-like isoform X4 — translation MSRDRFPHPTGNWGTWPVLRQWWRFTFTPLHLPGRSHPAPGRLLPDTSLRTCCGRRWPRPCPPAGQVRDGNGSGRSASGAGQEGRSGAAPRVRRLPWSTREGQGLSPVPTSPRHRVRTPRRGSDWSFMPAKLRRSRRGTLEAKRWQSLEERGSPRPRCPVLTRSQTCDPSFCKQTEPGAVGRGEQGPPSPPGPAPQVPKGAAGYHKAFGELAARETLLFCSSCAWHRDVPYHGRLYISSNHLCFHASLLRKDVKAVVPIASILSLKKTNMALLVPNALSIHTATGEKFLFMLLRRREATYRLLKSLCTHLQDNDWSPLASLSNEESLKEPLTSSQSDLEQSTLEPNSLRALPDGLSSTPRQSEEEEDDEEAAALVLSSSEGEPFAKPHSPWAGGPHSTLWAWNTTTQLSPLTTIIIIYLLLVVALLLSSGYIALRTLELEQQLAAAAAWPGLNLSQQYRTR, via the exons ATGTCCCGGGACCGCTTCCCGCATCCCACTGGGAACTGGGGCACGTGGCCCGTGCTGCGGCAATGGTGGCGATTCACGTTCACCCCTTTGCACCTCCCCGGGCGCTCCCACCCAGCCCCGGGCAGGTTATTGCCCGACACCTCCCTGCGAACCTGCTGCGGGCGGCGCTGGCCCCGCCCGTGTCCGCCTGCGGGGCAGGTGCGGGACGGGAACGGCTCTGGAAGGAGCGCGAGTGGAGCGGGACAGGAAGGACGGAgcggggccgcgccgcgggTCCGGCGTCTACCCTGGTCCACCAGGGAGGGGCAG GGGCTGAGCCctgtccccacatccccccgGCACCGCGTGAGGACTCCCCGCCGCGGGTCAGACTGGTCCTTCATGCCGGCGAAGCTGAGGAGAAGCCGAAGGGGGACGCTGGAGGCGAAGCGGTGGCAGAGCCTGGAGGAGAGGGGCAGTCCTCGGCCGCGGTGTCCCGTGCTCACCAG GTCCCAGACCTGCGACCCCTCCTTCTGCAAGCAGACAGAGCCGGGTGCCGTGGGCAGGGGCGAGCAGGGACCTCCGTCCCCACCG GGTCCTGCCCCACAGGTGCCCAAGGGAGCTGCTGGGTACCATAAAGCCTTCGGGGAGCTGGCGGCACGTGAGACGCTGCTGTTCTGCTCCTCCTGTGCCTGGCACAGAGATGTGCCCTACCATGGCCGCCTGTACATCTCCTCCAACCACCTCTGCTTCCACGCCAGCCTCCTGCGCAAGGACGTCAAG GCAGTGGTCCCCATCGCCTCCATCTTGTCCCTCAAGAAGACCAACATGGCGCTTCTGGTGCCCAATGCGCTCAGCATCCACACAGCCACAGGGGAGAAG TTCCTCTTCATGTTGCTGCGCCGGCGCGAGGCCACGTACCGGCTCCTGAAGTCCCTCTGCACACACCTGCAG GACAATGACTGGAGCCCTCTGGCCTCTCTGAGCAATGAGGAAAGCCTTAAGGAGCCCCTG ACCTCGAGCCAGTCGGACCTGGAGCAGAGCACGTTGGAGCCCAACAGTCTCCGGGCGCTGCCGG ATGGGCTGAGCTCGACGCCGAGGCaatcagaggaggaagaggatgatgaAGAGGCGGCAGCGCTGGTTCTGAGCAGCAGTGAAGGGGAGCCCTTTGCCaagccccacagcccctggg CAGGGGGACCCCACTCCACACTCTGGGCCTGGAACACCACCACTCAGCTGAGCCCTctcaccaccatcatcatcatctacCTGCTGCT CGTGGTGGCCCTGCTGCTGTCCTCGGGGTACATCGCCCTGCGCAccctggagctggagcagcagttGGCGGCCGCAGCGGCTTGGCCGGGCCTCAACCTGTCACAGCA GTACAGGACGAGATGA
- the LOC115618206 gene encoding GRAM domain-containing protein 2A-like isoform X2 — MVAIHVHPFAPPRALPPSPGQVIARHLPANLLRAALAPPVSACGAGAGRERLWKEREWSGTGRTERGRAAGPASTLVHQGGAGVGQPPRAVVAGSGIPPWGGIGAGVTRWASLSWSWQGLSPVPTSPRHRVRTPRRGSDWSFMPAKLRRSRRGTLEAKRWQSLEERGSPRPRCPVLTRSQTCDPSFCKQTEPGAVGRGEQGPPSPPGPAPQVPKGAAGYHKAFGELAARETLLFCSSCAWHRDVPYHGRLYISSNHLCFHASLLRKDVKAVVPIASILSLKKTNMALLVPNALSIHTATGEKFLFMLLRRREATYRLLKSLCTHLQDNDWSPLASLSNEESLKEPLTSSQSDLEQSTLEPNSLRALPDGLSSTPRQSEEEEDDEEAAALVLSSSEGEPFAKPHSPWGGPHSTLWAWNTTTQLSPLTTIIIIYLLLVVALLLSSGYIALRTLELEQQLAAAAAWPGLNLSQQYRTR, encoded by the exons ATGGTGGCGATTCACGTTCACCCCTTTGCACCTCCCCGGGCGCTCCCACCCAGCCCCGGGCAGGTTATTGCCCGACACCTCCCTGCGAACCTGCTGCGGGCGGCGCTGGCCCCGCCCGTGTCCGCCTGCGGGGCAGGTGCGGGACGGGAACGGCTCTGGAAGGAGCGCGAGTGGAGCGGGACAGGAAGGACGGAgcggggccgcgccgcgggTCCGGCGTCTACCCTGGTCCACCAGGGAGGGGCAGGTGTGGGTCAGCCGCCCCGTGCGGTGGTTGCAGGCAGTGGCATCCCCCCATGGGGTGGCATTGGCGCTGGTGTGACCCGGTGGGCTTCGCTGTCCTGGTCCTGGCAGGGGCTGAGCCctgtccccacatccccccgGCACCGCGTGAGGACTCCCCGCCGCGGGTCAGACTGGTCCTTCATGCCGGCGAAGCTGAGGAGAAGCCGAAGGGGGACGCTGGAGGCGAAGCGGTGGCAGAGCCTGGAGGAGAGGGGCAGTCCTCGGCCGCGGTGTCCCGTGCTCACCAG GTCCCAGACCTGCGACCCCTCCTTCTGCAAGCAGACAGAGCCGGGTGCCGTGGGCAGGGGCGAGCAGGGACCTCCGTCCCCACCG GGTCCTGCCCCACAGGTGCCCAAGGGAGCTGCTGGGTACCATAAAGCCTTCGGGGAGCTGGCGGCACGTGAGACGCTGCTGTTCTGCTCCTCCTGTGCCTGGCACAGAGATGTGCCCTACCATGGCCGCCTGTACATCTCCTCCAACCACCTCTGCTTCCACGCCAGCCTCCTGCGCAAGGACGTCAAG GCAGTGGTCCCCATCGCCTCCATCTTGTCCCTCAAGAAGACCAACATGGCGCTTCTGGTGCCCAATGCGCTCAGCATCCACACAGCCACAGGGGAGAAG TTCCTCTTCATGTTGCTGCGCCGGCGCGAGGCCACGTACCGGCTCCTGAAGTCCCTCTGCACACACCTGCAG GACAATGACTGGAGCCCTCTGGCCTCTCTGAGCAATGAGGAAAGCCTTAAGGAGCCCCTG ACCTCGAGCCAGTCGGACCTGGAGCAGAGCACGTTGGAGCCCAACAGTCTCCGGGCGCTGCCGG ATGGGCTGAGCTCGACGCCGAGGCaatcagaggaggaagaggatgatgaAGAGGCGGCAGCGCTGGTTCTGAGCAGCAGTGAAGGGGAGCCCTTTGCCaagccccacagcccctggg GGGGACCCCACTCCACACTCTGGGCCTGGAACACCACCACTCAGCTGAGCCCTctcaccaccatcatcatcatctacCTGCTGCT CGTGGTGGCCCTGCTGCTGTCCTCGGGGTACATCGCCCTGCGCAccctggagctggagcagcagttGGCGGCCGCAGCGGCTTGGCCGGGCCTCAACCTGTCACAGCA GTACAGGACGAGATGA
- the LOC115618206 gene encoding GRAM domain-containing protein 2A-like isoform X7: protein MSRDRFPHPTGNWGTWPVLRQWWRFTFTPLHLPGRSHPAPGRLLPDTSLRTCCGRRWPRPCPPAGQVRDGNGSGRSASGAGQEGRSGAAPRGLSPVPTSPRHRVRTPRRGSDWSFMPAKLRRSRRGTLEAKRWQSLEERGSPRPRCPVLTRSQTCDPSFCKQTEPGAVGRGEQGPPSPPGPAPQVPKGAAGYHKAFGELAARETLLFCSSCAWHRDVPYHGRLYISSNHLCFHASLLRKDVKAVVPIASILSLKKTNMALLVPNALSIHTATGEKFLFMLLRRREATYRLLKSLCTHLQDNDWSPLASLSNEESLKEPLTSSQSDLEQSTLEPNSLRALPDGLSSTPRQSEEEEDDEEAAALVLSSSEGEPFAKPHSPWAGGPHSTLWAWNTTTQLSPLTTIIIIYLLLVVALLLSSGYIALRTLELEQQLAAAAAWPGLNLSQQYRTR, encoded by the exons ATGTCCCGGGACCGCTTCCCGCATCCCACTGGGAACTGGGGCACGTGGCCCGTGCTGCGGCAATGGTGGCGATTCACGTTCACCCCTTTGCACCTCCCCGGGCGCTCCCACCCAGCCCCGGGCAGGTTATTGCCCGACACCTCCCTGCGAACCTGCTGCGGGCGGCGCTGGCCCCGCCCGTGTCCGCCTGCGGGGCAGGTGCGGGACGGGAACGGCTCTGGAAGGAGCGCGAGTGGAGCGGGACAGGAAGGACGGAgcggggccgcgccgcgg GGGCTGAGCCctgtccccacatccccccgGCACCGCGTGAGGACTCCCCGCCGCGGGTCAGACTGGTCCTTCATGCCGGCGAAGCTGAGGAGAAGCCGAAGGGGGACGCTGGAGGCGAAGCGGTGGCAGAGCCTGGAGGAGAGGGGCAGTCCTCGGCCGCGGTGTCCCGTGCTCACCAG GTCCCAGACCTGCGACCCCTCCTTCTGCAAGCAGACAGAGCCGGGTGCCGTGGGCAGGGGCGAGCAGGGACCTCCGTCCCCACCG GGTCCTGCCCCACAGGTGCCCAAGGGAGCTGCTGGGTACCATAAAGCCTTCGGGGAGCTGGCGGCACGTGAGACGCTGCTGTTCTGCTCCTCCTGTGCCTGGCACAGAGATGTGCCCTACCATGGCCGCCTGTACATCTCCTCCAACCACCTCTGCTTCCACGCCAGCCTCCTGCGCAAGGACGTCAAG GCAGTGGTCCCCATCGCCTCCATCTTGTCCCTCAAGAAGACCAACATGGCGCTTCTGGTGCCCAATGCGCTCAGCATCCACACAGCCACAGGGGAGAAG TTCCTCTTCATGTTGCTGCGCCGGCGCGAGGCCACGTACCGGCTCCTGAAGTCCCTCTGCACACACCTGCAG GACAATGACTGGAGCCCTCTGGCCTCTCTGAGCAATGAGGAAAGCCTTAAGGAGCCCCTG ACCTCGAGCCAGTCGGACCTGGAGCAGAGCACGTTGGAGCCCAACAGTCTCCGGGCGCTGCCGG ATGGGCTGAGCTCGACGCCGAGGCaatcagaggaggaagaggatgatgaAGAGGCGGCAGCGCTGGTTCTGAGCAGCAGTGAAGGGGAGCCCTTTGCCaagccccacagcccctggg CAGGGGGACCCCACTCCACACTCTGGGCCTGGAACACCACCACTCAGCTGAGCCCTctcaccaccatcatcatcatctacCTGCTGCT CGTGGTGGCCCTGCTGCTGTCCTCGGGGTACATCGCCCTGCGCAccctggagctggagcagcagttGGCGGCCGCAGCGGCTTGGCCGGGCCTCAACCTGTCACAGCA GTACAGGACGAGATGA
- the LOC115618206 gene encoding GRAM domain-containing protein 2B-like isoform X6, producing the protein MVAIHVHPFAPPRALPPSPGQVIARHLPANLLRAALAPPVSACGAGAGRERLWKEREWSGTGRTERGRAAGPASTLVHQGGAGVGQPPRAVVAGSGIPPWGGIGAGVTRWASLSWSWQGLSPVPTSPRHRVRTPRRGSDWSFMPAKLRRSRRGTLEAKRWQSLEERGSPRPRCPVLTRSQTCDPSFCKQTEPGAVGRGEQGPPSPPVPKGAAGYHKAFGELAARETLLFCSSCAWHRDVPYHGRLYISSNHLCFHASLLRKDVKAVVPIASILSLKKTNMALLVPNALSIHTATGEKFLFMLLRRREATYRLLKSLCTHLQTSSQSDLEQSTLEPNSLRALPDGLSSTPRQSEEEEDDEEAAALVLSSSEGEPFAKPHSPWGGPHSTLWAWNTTTQLSPLTTIIIIYLLLVVALLLSSGYIALRTLELEQQLAAAAAWPGLNLSQQYRTR; encoded by the exons ATGGTGGCGATTCACGTTCACCCCTTTGCACCTCCCCGGGCGCTCCCACCCAGCCCCGGGCAGGTTATTGCCCGACACCTCCCTGCGAACCTGCTGCGGGCGGCGCTGGCCCCGCCCGTGTCCGCCTGCGGGGCAGGTGCGGGACGGGAACGGCTCTGGAAGGAGCGCGAGTGGAGCGGGACAGGAAGGACGGAgcggggccgcgccgcgggTCCGGCGTCTACCCTGGTCCACCAGGGAGGGGCAGGTGTGGGTCAGCCGCCCCGTGCGGTGGTTGCAGGCAGTGGCATCCCCCCATGGGGTGGCATTGGCGCTGGTGTGACCCGGTGGGCTTCGCTGTCCTGGTCCTGGCAGGGGCTGAGCCctgtccccacatccccccgGCACCGCGTGAGGACTCCCCGCCGCGGGTCAGACTGGTCCTTCATGCCGGCGAAGCTGAGGAGAAGCCGAAGGGGGACGCTGGAGGCGAAGCGGTGGCAGAGCCTGGAGGAGAGGGGCAGTCCTCGGCCGCGGTGTCCCGTGCTCACCAG GTCCCAGACCTGCGACCCCTCCTTCTGCAAGCAGACAGAGCCGGGTGCCGTGGGCAGGGGCGAGCAGGGACCTCCGTCCCCACCG GTGCCCAAGGGAGCTGCTGGGTACCATAAAGCCTTCGGGGAGCTGGCGGCACGTGAGACGCTGCTGTTCTGCTCCTCCTGTGCCTGGCACAGAGATGTGCCCTACCATGGCCGCCTGTACATCTCCTCCAACCACCTCTGCTTCCACGCCAGCCTCCTGCGCAAGGACGTCAAG GCAGTGGTCCCCATCGCCTCCATCTTGTCCCTCAAGAAGACCAACATGGCGCTTCTGGTGCCCAATGCGCTCAGCATCCACACAGCCACAGGGGAGAAG TTCCTCTTCATGTTGCTGCGCCGGCGCGAGGCCACGTACCGGCTCCTGAAGTCCCTCTGCACACACCTGCAG ACCTCGAGCCAGTCGGACCTGGAGCAGAGCACGTTGGAGCCCAACAGTCTCCGGGCGCTGCCGG ATGGGCTGAGCTCGACGCCGAGGCaatcagaggaggaagaggatgatgaAGAGGCGGCAGCGCTGGTTCTGAGCAGCAGTGAAGGGGAGCCCTTTGCCaagccccacagcccctggg GGGGACCCCACTCCACACTCTGGGCCTGGAACACCACCACTCAGCTGAGCCCTctcaccaccatcatcatcatctacCTGCTGCT CGTGGTGGCCCTGCTGCTGTCCTCGGGGTACATCGCCCTGCGCAccctggagctggagcagcagttGGCGGCCGCAGCGGCTTGGCCGGGCCTCAACCTGTCACAGCA GTACAGGACGAGATGA
- the LOC115618206 gene encoding GRAM domain-containing protein 2A-like isoform X1: MVAIHVHPFAPPRALPPSPGQVIARHLPANLLRAALAPPVSACGAGAGRERLWKEREWSGTGRTERGRAAGPASTLVHQGGAGVGQPPRAVVAGSGIPPWGGIGAGVTRWASLSWSWQGLSPVPTSPRHRVRTPRRGSDWSFMPAKLRRSRRGTLEAKRWQSLEERGSPRPRCPVLTRSQTCDPSFCKQTEPGAVGRGEQGPPSPPGPAPQVPKGAAGYHKAFGELAARETLLFCSSCAWHRDVPYHGRLYISSNHLCFHASLLRKDVKAVVPIASILSLKKTNMALLVPNALSIHTATGEKFLFMLLRRREATYRLLKSLCTHLQDNDWSPLASLSNEESLKEPLTSSQSDLEQSTLEPNSLRALPDGLSSTPRQSEEEEDDEEAAALVLSSSEGEPFAKPHSPWAGGPHSTLWAWNTTTQLSPLTTIIIIYLLLVVALLLSSGYIALRTLELEQQLAAAAAWPGLNLSQQYRTR, from the exons ATGGTGGCGATTCACGTTCACCCCTTTGCACCTCCCCGGGCGCTCCCACCCAGCCCCGGGCAGGTTATTGCCCGACACCTCCCTGCGAACCTGCTGCGGGCGGCGCTGGCCCCGCCCGTGTCCGCCTGCGGGGCAGGTGCGGGACGGGAACGGCTCTGGAAGGAGCGCGAGTGGAGCGGGACAGGAAGGACGGAgcggggccgcgccgcgggTCCGGCGTCTACCCTGGTCCACCAGGGAGGGGCAGGTGTGGGTCAGCCGCCCCGTGCGGTGGTTGCAGGCAGTGGCATCCCCCCATGGGGTGGCATTGGCGCTGGTGTGACCCGGTGGGCTTCGCTGTCCTGGTCCTGGCAGGGGCTGAGCCctgtccccacatccccccgGCACCGCGTGAGGACTCCCCGCCGCGGGTCAGACTGGTCCTTCATGCCGGCGAAGCTGAGGAGAAGCCGAAGGGGGACGCTGGAGGCGAAGCGGTGGCAGAGCCTGGAGGAGAGGGGCAGTCCTCGGCCGCGGTGTCCCGTGCTCACCAG GTCCCAGACCTGCGACCCCTCCTTCTGCAAGCAGACAGAGCCGGGTGCCGTGGGCAGGGGCGAGCAGGGACCTCCGTCCCCACCG GGTCCTGCCCCACAGGTGCCCAAGGGAGCTGCTGGGTACCATAAAGCCTTCGGGGAGCTGGCGGCACGTGAGACGCTGCTGTTCTGCTCCTCCTGTGCCTGGCACAGAGATGTGCCCTACCATGGCCGCCTGTACATCTCCTCCAACCACCTCTGCTTCCACGCCAGCCTCCTGCGCAAGGACGTCAAG GCAGTGGTCCCCATCGCCTCCATCTTGTCCCTCAAGAAGACCAACATGGCGCTTCTGGTGCCCAATGCGCTCAGCATCCACACAGCCACAGGGGAGAAG TTCCTCTTCATGTTGCTGCGCCGGCGCGAGGCCACGTACCGGCTCCTGAAGTCCCTCTGCACACACCTGCAG GACAATGACTGGAGCCCTCTGGCCTCTCTGAGCAATGAGGAAAGCCTTAAGGAGCCCCTG ACCTCGAGCCAGTCGGACCTGGAGCAGAGCACGTTGGAGCCCAACAGTCTCCGGGCGCTGCCGG ATGGGCTGAGCTCGACGCCGAGGCaatcagaggaggaagaggatgatgaAGAGGCGGCAGCGCTGGTTCTGAGCAGCAGTGAAGGGGAGCCCTTTGCCaagccccacagcccctggg CAGGGGGACCCCACTCCACACTCTGGGCCTGGAACACCACCACTCAGCTGAGCCCTctcaccaccatcatcatcatctacCTGCTGCT CGTGGTGGCCCTGCTGCTGTCCTCGGGGTACATCGCCCTGCGCAccctggagctggagcagcagttGGCGGCCGCAGCGGCTTGGCCGGGCCTCAACCTGTCACAGCA GTACAGGACGAGATGA
- the LOC115618206 gene encoding uncharacterized protein LOC115618206 isoform X5 — translation MVAIHVHPFAPPRALPPSPGQVIARHLPANLLRAALAPPVSACGAGAGRERLWKEREWSGTGRTERGRAAGPASTLVHQGGAGVGQPPRAVVAGSGIPPWGGIGAGVTRWASLSWSWQGLSPVPTSPRHRVRTPRRGSDWSFMPAKLRRSRRGTLEAKRWQSLEERGSPRPRCPVLTRSQTCDPSFCKQTEPGAVGRGEQGPPSPPGPAPQVPKGAAGYHKAFGELAARETLLFCSSCAWHRDVPYHGRLYISSNHLCFHASLLRKDVKAVVPIASILSLKKTNMALLVPNALSIHTATGEKFLFMLLRRREATYRLLKSLCTHLQTSSQSDLEQSTLEPNSLRALPDGLSSTPRQSEEEEDDEEAAALVLSSSEGEPFAKPHSPWAGGPHSTLWAWNTTTQLSPLTTIIIIYLLLVVALLLSSGYIALRTLELEQQLAAAAAWPGLNLSQQYRTR, via the exons ATGGTGGCGATTCACGTTCACCCCTTTGCACCTCCCCGGGCGCTCCCACCCAGCCCCGGGCAGGTTATTGCCCGACACCTCCCTGCGAACCTGCTGCGGGCGGCGCTGGCCCCGCCCGTGTCCGCCTGCGGGGCAGGTGCGGGACGGGAACGGCTCTGGAAGGAGCGCGAGTGGAGCGGGACAGGAAGGACGGAgcggggccgcgccgcgggTCCGGCGTCTACCCTGGTCCACCAGGGAGGGGCAGGTGTGGGTCAGCCGCCCCGTGCGGTGGTTGCAGGCAGTGGCATCCCCCCATGGGGTGGCATTGGCGCTGGTGTGACCCGGTGGGCTTCGCTGTCCTGGTCCTGGCAGGGGCTGAGCCctgtccccacatccccccgGCACCGCGTGAGGACTCCCCGCCGCGGGTCAGACTGGTCCTTCATGCCGGCGAAGCTGAGGAGAAGCCGAAGGGGGACGCTGGAGGCGAAGCGGTGGCAGAGCCTGGAGGAGAGGGGCAGTCCTCGGCCGCGGTGTCCCGTGCTCACCAG GTCCCAGACCTGCGACCCCTCCTTCTGCAAGCAGACAGAGCCGGGTGCCGTGGGCAGGGGCGAGCAGGGACCTCCGTCCCCACCG GGTCCTGCCCCACAGGTGCCCAAGGGAGCTGCTGGGTACCATAAAGCCTTCGGGGAGCTGGCGGCACGTGAGACGCTGCTGTTCTGCTCCTCCTGTGCCTGGCACAGAGATGTGCCCTACCATGGCCGCCTGTACATCTCCTCCAACCACCTCTGCTTCCACGCCAGCCTCCTGCGCAAGGACGTCAAG GCAGTGGTCCCCATCGCCTCCATCTTGTCCCTCAAGAAGACCAACATGGCGCTTCTGGTGCCCAATGCGCTCAGCATCCACACAGCCACAGGGGAGAAG TTCCTCTTCATGTTGCTGCGCCGGCGCGAGGCCACGTACCGGCTCCTGAAGTCCCTCTGCACACACCTGCAG ACCTCGAGCCAGTCGGACCTGGAGCAGAGCACGTTGGAGCCCAACAGTCTCCGGGCGCTGCCGG ATGGGCTGAGCTCGACGCCGAGGCaatcagaggaggaagaggatgatgaAGAGGCGGCAGCGCTGGTTCTGAGCAGCAGTGAAGGGGAGCCCTTTGCCaagccccacagcccctggg CAGGGGGACCCCACTCCACACTCTGGGCCTGGAACACCACCACTCAGCTGAGCCCTctcaccaccatcatcatcatctacCTGCTGCT CGTGGTGGCCCTGCTGCTGTCCTCGGGGTACATCGCCCTGCGCAccctggagctggagcagcagttGGCGGCCGCAGCGGCTTGGCCGGGCCTCAACCTGTCACAGCA GTACAGGACGAGATGA
- the LOC115618206 gene encoding GRAM domain-containing protein 2A-like isoform X3, which produces MVAIHVHPFAPPRALPPSPGQVIARHLPANLLRAALAPPVSACGAGAGRERLWKEREWSGTGRTERGRAAGPASTLVHQGGAGVGQPPRAVVAGSGIPPWGGIGAGVTRWASLSWSWQGLSPVPTSPRHRVRTPRRGSDWSFMPAKLRRSRRGTLEAKRWQSLEERGSPRPRCPVLTRSQTCDPSFCKQTEPGAVGRGEQGPPSPPVPKGAAGYHKAFGELAARETLLFCSSCAWHRDVPYHGRLYISSNHLCFHASLLRKDVKAVVPIASILSLKKTNMALLVPNALSIHTATGEKFLFMLLRRREATYRLLKSLCTHLQDNDWSPLASLSNEESLKEPLTSSQSDLEQSTLEPNSLRALPDGLSSTPRQSEEEEDDEEAAALVLSSSEGEPFAKPHSPWAGGPHSTLWAWNTTTQLSPLTTIIIIYLLLVVALLLSSGYIALRTLELEQQLAAAAAWPGLNLSQQYRTR; this is translated from the exons ATGGTGGCGATTCACGTTCACCCCTTTGCACCTCCCCGGGCGCTCCCACCCAGCCCCGGGCAGGTTATTGCCCGACACCTCCCTGCGAACCTGCTGCGGGCGGCGCTGGCCCCGCCCGTGTCCGCCTGCGGGGCAGGTGCGGGACGGGAACGGCTCTGGAAGGAGCGCGAGTGGAGCGGGACAGGAAGGACGGAgcggggccgcgccgcgggTCCGGCGTCTACCCTGGTCCACCAGGGAGGGGCAGGTGTGGGTCAGCCGCCCCGTGCGGTGGTTGCAGGCAGTGGCATCCCCCCATGGGGTGGCATTGGCGCTGGTGTGACCCGGTGGGCTTCGCTGTCCTGGTCCTGGCAGGGGCTGAGCCctgtccccacatccccccgGCACCGCGTGAGGACTCCCCGCCGCGGGTCAGACTGGTCCTTCATGCCGGCGAAGCTGAGGAGAAGCCGAAGGGGGACGCTGGAGGCGAAGCGGTGGCAGAGCCTGGAGGAGAGGGGCAGTCCTCGGCCGCGGTGTCCCGTGCTCACCAG GTCCCAGACCTGCGACCCCTCCTTCTGCAAGCAGACAGAGCCGGGTGCCGTGGGCAGGGGCGAGCAGGGACCTCCGTCCCCACCG GTGCCCAAGGGAGCTGCTGGGTACCATAAAGCCTTCGGGGAGCTGGCGGCACGTGAGACGCTGCTGTTCTGCTCCTCCTGTGCCTGGCACAGAGATGTGCCCTACCATGGCCGCCTGTACATCTCCTCCAACCACCTCTGCTTCCACGCCAGCCTCCTGCGCAAGGACGTCAAG GCAGTGGTCCCCATCGCCTCCATCTTGTCCCTCAAGAAGACCAACATGGCGCTTCTGGTGCCCAATGCGCTCAGCATCCACACAGCCACAGGGGAGAAG TTCCTCTTCATGTTGCTGCGCCGGCGCGAGGCCACGTACCGGCTCCTGAAGTCCCTCTGCACACACCTGCAG GACAATGACTGGAGCCCTCTGGCCTCTCTGAGCAATGAGGAAAGCCTTAAGGAGCCCCTG ACCTCGAGCCAGTCGGACCTGGAGCAGAGCACGTTGGAGCCCAACAGTCTCCGGGCGCTGCCGG ATGGGCTGAGCTCGACGCCGAGGCaatcagaggaggaagaggatgatgaAGAGGCGGCAGCGCTGGTTCTGAGCAGCAGTGAAGGGGAGCCCTTTGCCaagccccacagcccctggg CAGGGGGACCCCACTCCACACTCTGGGCCTGGAACACCACCACTCAGCTGAGCCCTctcaccaccatcatcatcatctacCTGCTGCT CGTGGTGGCCCTGCTGCTGTCCTCGGGGTACATCGCCCTGCGCAccctggagctggagcagcagttGGCGGCCGCAGCGGCTTGGCCGGGCCTCAACCTGTCACAGCA GTACAGGACGAGATGA